In Pristiophorus japonicus isolate sPriJap1 chromosome 2, sPriJap1.hap1, whole genome shotgun sequence, one genomic interval encodes:
- the LOC139233823 gene encoding histone H2A-like codes for MSGRSKTGGKGRAKSKTRSSRAGLQFPVGRIHRLLRKGHYAERVGAGAPVYLAAVLEYLTTEILELAGNVARDNKKTRIIPRHLQLAIRNDEELNKLLGGVTITQGGVLPNIQAVLLPKKTGRVSKVYT; via the coding sequence ATGTCGGGTCGCAGTAAAACCGGCGGCAAAGGGCGCGCCAAGTCCAAGacccgctcctcccgggccggcctGCAGTTCCCGGTCGGCCGCATCCACCGCCTGCTGCGCAAGGGTCACTACGCCGAGCGGGTGGGGGCCGGAGCCCCAGTCTACCTGGCCGCCGTCCTCGAATACCTGACCACCGAGATCCTTGAGCTGGCCGGCAAcgtggcccgcgacaacaagaagacccgcatcattccccgccacctgcagctggccattcgcaatgacgaggagctcaacaagctgctgggtggGGTGACCATAACCCAGGGCGGGGTCCTGCCCAACATCCAGgcagtgctgctgcccaagaaaaccggaCGCGTCAGCAAGGTTTACACCTGA